In the Lepisosteus oculatus isolate fLepOcu1 chromosome 6, fLepOcu1.hap2, whole genome shotgun sequence genome, one interval contains:
- the rnf152 gene encoding E3 ubiquitin-protein ligase rnf152: MESLSQDSILECQICFNYYSPRRRPKLLDCRHTCCSVCLTQMRTSQKEIRCPWCRGVTKLPAGFSVSQLPDDPEIITVIAIPHASEHTPVFIRLPSNGCYMLPLPVAKERALLPGDFGCRLLPAGGQQKGVAVVTVPEQQPLQGGPGPEGEEGEVERRGAVKSSTWSGVCTVILVACVLLFLLGIVLHNMSCISKRFTVISCG; this comes from the coding sequence ATGGAATCCCTTTCCCAGGACTCGATCTTGGAATGCCAGATCTGCTTTAATTATTACAGTCCCCGGCGCAGGCCAAAACTGCTCGACTGTCGGCACACCTGCTGCTCAGTGTGCCTTACGCAGATGAGGACCAGTCAAAAGGAGATCAGGTGCCCCTGGTGTCGGGGCGTTACGAAGCTGCCGGCGGGCTTCTCGGTATCCCAGCTCCCCGACGACCCGGAGATCATCACCGTGATTGCCATCCCTCACGCCTCGGAACACACTCCCGTCTTCATCCGGCTCCCTAGCAACGGCTGCTACATGCTGCCCCTGCCGGTCGCTAAGGAGCGGGCGCTGCTGCCCGGAGACTTCGGCTGTCGGCTCTTGCCAGCGGGCGGCCAGCAGAAGGGGGTCGCCGTGGTGACGGTGCCCGAGCAGCAGCCCCTGCAGGGCGGGCCCGGCCCCGAGGGCGAGGAGGGCGAGGTCGAGAGGCGGGGGGCGGTGAAGAGCTCCACCTGGTCTGGAGTGTGCACTGTGATACTGGTGGCCTGCGTTTTGCTGTTCCTCCTGGGCATCGTCCTGCACAACATGTCCTGTATCTCGAAACGGTTCACGGTCATCTCCTGTGGCTGA